A segment of the Daphnia pulex isolate KAP4 chromosome 10, ASM2113471v1 genome:
gattttttttttcctggggtTGGGGGAAGTAAAAAGGTTTTGGaaaattcttcgttttttattaaataaaatttttttttcggggtaaAAAATTCTCCGCCAGGCACTACTACCGCCGCCAATCaggaattttttgatttagaaaagaagaagaagaaaagagagatggGAAATTCCCGGATGgatgcggatggatggatggcgcCAGTAATAAAGACAATGGGTTTTCTTGTCGAGGGGGGCTTTCTAATTTCCAGGggattaaacaagaaaaaaaatttcagtttcttCATGAAAttcgtagaagaagaagaaaaaagttcaaaataaaaaattccaaataattaatttttattccgaCTTGATGATATgatgataaaaataattttgacagGATGGATCGGAAGTATCCGGATCTTTCACCTTTCGACCAACGTAATACCTTCCGGATTTTACAACGCCGGATTTTGTTTTAGTCGACTGACGCGAGGGCGTTCCTTGTAGGGGTTTGTTGTGTACGTGTACGGAAGAAGGGAGGGGAAGAGGATTGGACGGAATGAATTGCTGCTCCACACACCACACGTCGTCTAATTATACAGGTACACCCTTCCTCTAGCGTTGAAGGTGTTTGCATATCATTtccgtgtcgtcgtcgtcatcgtcatcgttcGCTATCGACAGCGAATCATCACTTCCCCCCTTTATACTATTTGTCAGGTGTTATTCAGAGTTGAAATCATTCCGGAAGTTAGTGCGTTTCCTTCCGGAGTCAACCGACCAGATTTTACGACCGTCCTAATGTTACATACCTCTCCCCACATAATTACAGAGTAGGAACCAGGCTGCTGCTAACTACCGAGTTGATTTATCGACTCATCTAACGTCACACTAACGTCATTTCTATTTGTGGaattttgaatcaaaagtggaacaacaacaacaaaaactgaatttaaaaaaaatgttattgttctaatttcaaatagattattggagaaaacaaatgtttttcattcaaatttcaatgaaatccaagaaaactattttcactagttaaattattaatcaaaataaaaaataaaataaaatgacaaaattcgAGAAAACTAAAAGTTTTGgttacttgaatttttaattcaaataaaaaaaaaattcgaaaaattcgATTGTTTATAAATAcgagaaatgaattatttcaaattgaaactaaaaacgacaaaaaaaactaaaaaagtcAATTAGATTCGAGAAAAACAGACGGGGGGTTTATGTCGTACGTGTCAAAAACACCTGAGCATTACCCGAATGCGCGTTGTGTAATCCGTCGTTCAAATAGTAAACGACAAAAACGACGTTGGCAGACGTGCCGATAACGCGTGAAAtgacgtctctctctctctctctcgtagataaaacaaaaaaataaaagaaacttttcgGTTatacttttctctctgtgtaaTATTCCGaccgaaataataattacccGTGCGACTcactgactctctctctctctcctcctgtgtgaaacagaaaattgGGTCCCCCCCACCCAACCCGCCCGAAAAATGCACCTGCTCAATTCTCCCACGTTCGTCAACCGATTCCTTATCAAAACGACAAGACCCGAGGAAATCGTGagagacttttttctttttcttttttcttcatcatcgacAGATTTCTCGggagattttcattttttttcccccaaaccattgaaaacaacaacaacaacaacaacaaagaaaaaatggacatTTTCCCGATCGACACCTGACCTACtacgtgaaaaaaagaagaagaagaagaaaagtgaacGGGCcctcatttttttgtatttttcattttcccgaTGATTAAacgaaaccccaaaaaaggcgATGGTTGGCAGCCGATGCCGCCAGAGTGGGCGGGGCTTCCTGCTGCCGTCGGTTCCacccctccccctttttctctataTAAGAAGAGACGATTGCAGGGCACGAGACCCGTCATTCAGAGTTTGTTCGTGAGTGCAATCACACGTCGCCATTACAGCGGGAGACAACAAATAATTGACAACAGAAATTACCAACGAGATTTCACACGTTGGACAATTGATCGTCGAGGGATTATTGCGAGTTCAAGTGTAAAAACCGGAGAAAGTAAAAGCcccaaaacagaaaagaaaatggtgaaaGCCTCCAATCGTCACCCGACAtcttcgacgacgacgagttcgACTGCGactgtgcagcagcagcagcaatcggATCCGCTGCGCGGAGTGATGGCGACCAGCAAGGAGCAAGTGGAAATCCAAATGTACCTGTCCAAATTGAAAGAGCTGGTGCCGCACATGCCCAAGAATCGCAAAGTTTCCAAGCTGGAAGTCATCCAGCACGTCATCGACTACATTTGCGACCTGCAGAGCGAACTGGAGCAGAACCATCCGGCCAGTCTCAACCGGAACCGGAGGAAACAGCAGCACTCGGCAGCCGTGTTGGCCGCGCGGAGGGCCACCACCGACGCCTCCGTCATCGCCAGCGGTGCCAGTCTCTCGCATCCATCCGCCGCCTCTTCCGCCGTGCACAGACAACCCCTCGGCCTACTCACCTCCATTCCCAACACCTCCATCGAGgtagaaattttaatttcaaattaaataaagaaaaaaaggaaaacagaaatttaacccagaaaattatttgaatatttttccccAGGTGAATAACACGACAGGGGATAACAAGAGCATCAGTGACGTCATCGTTCCTTGTTAGGATTCTCCCacagtgtaaaaaaaaggggcggagTTTCCCTGCAACATCCCCGCAAATTTCTTTCCAATGGacacgacgacaacaacaacaacaacaacactagtcctcgatttctcttttttttaattttttagcaaacaaaaaaagaaaaccatcaATCACACAAACACCTATAGGCTATTATTATATGACGTGGAGACaagtgttttgtttatttctcccattttgattttgggtcttgaattaatttttttatagaacaaaaaagaatcccCTCCACTTGCTACCAAAATGTCgaaaaacgatttaaaaaagaaaaaaaagcttcaaaaaatatattctatTATATATGTTTCGTCTGTGATACCTTCTCCACCAGCCCACccaatttaatcatttttttttattcattaattattgacTAAACAAATCTCCCACCCCCCATTTGTATATTATTACCACAACAAAAATAGTCGTCGACTCACACAGAATTATTGTTCCTTTACCCCCCTCACAATCGtgtcacattttctttaatttaaaaatatttttttttcggcggggaatttgaaaaaaaaaagtggaaattcttttcgattattattttgatgtgTCGTGCGTCTCTaattttgctcttttctttttcaaaacaaaaaaatcgaacATGTGACATAATACCTAACAccaatacaaagaaatttggaaaaaaaaattttgtgtcttttgtgaaatttttatacaaaaaacATGTACAACCCCCAGGAGGTTTGTAACAGCTGGATTGCGCTTCATGTCCAcctgggcaaaaaaaaaaatcatcggcCTTCCTTCGATTGTTACACGACAATCGACCAAAGAAAACAGATGGACAAGAAAATGTTcgtttgtcttttctctttttccagttttgtGTGAAAAATTTCCCCTGCAAATAATCAGAGAACTCACGACgcccaaccaaaaaaactttccattgtccgtgtgtgtgtgttccaacAAGGGGCCTTATTTCTTTATCGATTTTTATCGGTCGACCGGATATGTAACATACACACCACAACCGATTTCTATGTAATGAtggccgtggtggtggtgaccgttttctcttctatacacacaaacaaattaaattcacCGCCGGATATGTGCGTAgtaaaaggaaacaaaaaaaattagaataaataatattacaGCTTGTAATATAGCGTAGAAAAAGCAGGGATTACCAATGTAATATCAGGAGAAAAAAGACGGTTAGTGGTGGGGGGGGATTATTGTacgaatccccccccccctacccaACCGAGTAAATCTTTTAATCTTggcaagagaagaagaaaaatagcccccgataaacatttttctgcAACAATTTCCGGGGGGACCCCATCTCAGATTTTTATATGTGTACGTGGGACGTGCTCCCTGTCGACTTTGACGCATCTAACGCAATGCTGCTGCACTTGTGCATTTGGTTGCCCATCTATAGTCGCGCGTAATAATACCCGATGACCTCCCCCcagtgaaaaaaaacctccacccaaaaaaggaaTGGTTTGAATTTCCCTCCAAACtcaaataacgaaaaaactggggaagaggaaaaaaggaaaaatttccgtttgattGTTCCAGTCACGTACATTTCTCCCAAATCCgcacgaaatttaaaaagaaaagaaaaatttttggaACTATCCAAGTTTGTCAAAGAGAAATCAATCGAATTTAGAAGATTGTACAAGCAACTTCATTAAAGAGTcgatttttgttcaaattcgGGTTAAGGTTAGAAAACATTTGGGTGAAAATtggaacgaaaaataaaataaataaatttaaaaacacaaaatccaGTTGTTATTCATTCCGGTCACGTAGGGGAATATAGAACGAGATTGCCATCGACCAAaaaacaacttctttttctcaaccaaaatcaacaacaaccgtgatgacttcttcttttataataCCAAATAAAACTTTGTCCGGCCGATTAGTCTCTTTGACATTTGgtccaagtttctttttcgctttcaaaagaaataatttccaaACCCAAGAAAAGGATGGCGTCCTTATTTAGCAAGGCATTTCTATATCATCTTGTTGATTGCCATTATCGTTCGTGTTTGCTCCGATTCAATCAAcagcccccaaaaaaaaaaagccgccagaagaaagaaagaaaaagcgtcgccaacttctttttccttattgattttgatttattagCTGCGCACACCTGGGCTGCCAGCAAAATTGCCCAGCGACAGTTGCGCGCGCCCGTCTACGTTGCCTGTTGTTGGGTTTAAAGAGAAAACGCAcgtgtttttttcccgtttccttttaaacggaaaaaataaaataaaaacctttttccttCCAAGACATCAACATTCCCACCCTTCTGCAATTGCCAACAGGATAGGaaaccccacacacacacacccacacagccgtcttatttttcttccggttATCCAGCGCGGATCAcctggtgtttttttttaatacaaaaattccTTATCGCCAAAAATcgataaacttttttttcgaccccttttcaaatttcccaccaaaaatttttttaaaaattaatttttttgggttgttaaCAAATTAATTTCCGTTTTCctcgaaaatttatttcctaCCCTACCTCCTACCTACCCACCCCAGAAAACTGTTCCATACGGAACAGCTGCGCCTTTGAGAAGCCTTCGGAGAGCACGTGCTGGAGGAGGTAACCAAACAGCACACCCGCATATCCggaaacggttttttttttctttttcctcttcttcttcttcttcacgcgtttttctctgtgtgtgtgtgacaatCACGTCTTGTGTGTAGCTGCTGTTTCTGCTCTGTTCAGCAGATGACGGGCACACTACTGGGCCGGCTgtgattgtattttttttgggttgttgttgtttgtcatTCTTTCCCCCTCTTTGGTCGTCGGGAACCTATCCGTTAACATTCACACATTTTCCTTCTAAAtttaggaagaagaagaagaagaagatctttTTTGGTCGGATTGGATGTGTGATAACCGTTGGCGGAAATTATTGTATCAGCGGCCATATAGGTATAGTTGCAGTCTATCTCTCGGAGAAGAGCAGAGCGCCAGCTGGGCCGGCTCGCAACGACGACGGATGATGATGTGCCATTTTCCCCTCCTGCCCGTTGGCCGTCTGCTCCGCGGCAGCCGGGCAGATgtccgccaaaaaaaaagggacacacacacacagaagagaACAGATCTGCCGAGTCAGTCGATCGAATAGAATAGACCCAAATCTTTTGATCGGCGCAATCGCGAgtatcaatttgaaatttcccgccaatttttcaaacaatttgtcAAACGAACGGCGGTTGATTTTTCAACACTCGGCCAAAATCACCAATTCATTTCATCTTGAAATCATAATGGTGCGAATGCTACTTTTACTCATGTTCTTAGTAGACTACTACACCATACCATAAGTACCAGACggctgattattatttattgatgtATTTAAGCTCCCGACAGATGTTGGGCAATCCCACTAAAAGGGATACTGTAAGAGTCTATATTCCTTGGAAtggagagtgtgtgtgtgtgtgtga
Coding sequences within it:
- the LOC124206242 gene encoding uncharacterized protein LOC124206242, which gives rise to MIKRNPKKGDGWQPMPPEWAGLPAAVGSTPPPFSLYKKRRLQGTRPVIQSLFVSAITRRHYSGRQQIIDNRNYQRDFTRWTIDRRGIIASSSVKTGESKSPKTEKKMVKASNRHPTSSTTTSSTATVQQQQQSDPLRGVMATSKEQVEIQMYLSKLKELVPHMPKNRKVSKLEVIQHVIDYICDLQSELEQNHPASLNRNRRKQQHSAAVLAARRATTDASVIASGASLSHPSAASSAVHRQPLGLLTSIPNTSIEVNNTTGDNKSISDVIVPC